One genomic region from Haloprofundus salinisoli encodes:
- the uvsE gene encoding UV DNA damage repair endonuclease UvsE: MTRYGYAAMNTTLREEGVRANRGMRQATFEERGLPYAGELAERNCRDLRRIVEWNLDHDIRFYRITSDLLPWYSQYDLGDLPNAAAVREELEAVGALAADHDVRLTFHPSHFVKLASPDGSVVDNAVVDLENHGALMDAMGLSRTPYNAINVHIGAHYGDKEATGRRFCENLDRLSESVRSRLTVENDDTESLWSVSELVDVVAGRSPTAHRTSSDDVADEAGIPVTYDELHHQFTHRGLSRREAARLAADTWETTPIIHYSESRRLHAGDPTVRPQSHSDYVRGPIRTYGTGADVMIEAKMKERAVLRYRERRTAASGDGDVSR; encoded by the coding sequence ATGACCAGATACGGTTACGCCGCGATGAACACGACCCTCCGCGAGGAGGGCGTCAGAGCGAACCGCGGGATGCGACAGGCGACGTTCGAGGAGCGCGGCCTCCCGTACGCCGGGGAGCTGGCCGAGCGAAACTGCCGCGACCTGCGGCGAATCGTCGAGTGGAATCTCGACCACGACATCCGGTTCTACCGAATCACCTCGGACCTCCTGCCGTGGTACAGCCAGTACGACCTCGGCGACCTCCCGAACGCGGCCGCCGTCCGCGAGGAACTCGAGGCCGTCGGCGCGCTCGCCGCCGACCACGACGTCCGGTTGACTTTCCATCCGAGTCACTTCGTCAAACTGGCGAGTCCCGACGGCTCCGTCGTCGACAACGCGGTCGTCGACCTCGAAAACCACGGCGCGCTCATGGACGCCATGGGGCTATCGCGGACGCCGTACAACGCGATCAACGTCCACATCGGCGCTCACTACGGCGACAAGGAGGCGACCGGCCGACGGTTCTGCGAGAACCTCGACCGTCTCTCGGAGTCGGTCCGGAGCCGGCTGACCGTCGAGAACGACGACACCGAGTCGCTGTGGAGCGTCTCCGAACTGGTCGACGTCGTCGCCGGACGGAGCCCGACAGCCCATCGGACGTCGTCCGATGACGTCGCCGACGAGGCCGGCATTCCGGTGACGTACGACGAACTCCACCACCAGTTCACGCACCGCGGGCTGAGCCGGCGAGAAGCGGCGCGGTTGGCCGCCGACACGTGGGAGACGACGCCGATCATCCACTACAGCGAATCGCGACGACTCCACGCGGGCGACCCGACGGTCCGCCCGCAGAGCCACAGCGACTACGTCCGCGGTCCGATTCGGACCTACGGTACCGGTGCCGACGTGATGATAGAGGCGAAGATGAAAGAGCGTGCGGTGCTTCGGTATCGGGAGCGACGTACCGCGGCGAGCGGAGACGGCGATGTGTCGCGCTGA